A portion of the Daphnia magna isolate NIES linkage group LG4, ASM2063170v1.1, whole genome shotgun sequence genome contains these proteins:
- the LOC116920577 gene encoding protein phosphatase methylesterase 1 isoform X1, with protein MEASALKKVRNKLVTPLGIPPPSSRSFARPGGIGKKRDYTPVHWSRYFTSSEKVIVNEDGDSFQVYRRGSSGPLLVLLHGGGFSALSWALFAECIEGLISCQVLAIDMRGHGDSKTHNDENLSAETQAEDVVSVVKHVFGSDPPPIVLIGHSMGGAIAVHATATEQLPTIAGLIVIDVVEGTAMEALASMQSFLRSRPKHFHSLEQAIEWSVRSGQIRNADSARVSMPGQLTSDVTGQCATSEVSTTATPTVSSPGGFTPQAVTSMKHGECINEEDEQEKTETPPAFPTEPSFSPPSVKDKTGYRWRIDLTKTEHQWPGWFHGLSATFLAIPVAKLLLLAGIDRLDKELTIGQMQGEFRRQTAISKVSHSESDFGYLAVCLFGVKSCCQIVLQFQLAFFTRQANSTTIA; from the exons atggaggcaAGTGCTTTGAAGAAAGTAAGGAATAAGTTAGTTACTCCATTGGGAATCCCCCCTCCTTCATCCAGAAg TTTTGCACGACCTGGAGGAATAGGGAAGAAAAGGGATTACACTCCTGTTCACTGGAGTCGTTATTTTACATCAAGTGAAAAAGTAATAGTAAATGAAGATGGAGACTCATTTCAGGTTTATCGTAGAGGCTCCTCTGGTCCCCTACTTGTTCTGCTTCATGGAGGGGGATTTTCTGCTCTAAGTTGGGCATTGTTTGCT GAATGCATTGAAGGTTTGATTTCCTGTCAAGTCCTTGCAATTGACATGAGAGGTCATGGTGATAGTAAAACACACAATGATGAAAACCTTTCTGCTGAAACCCAAGCTGAGGATGTTGTGTCAGTTGTCAAACATGTTTTTGGATCAGACCCTCCCCCAATTGTTCTTATTGGACACAGCATGGGAGGTGCAATTGCAGTTCATGCTACTGCTACAGAGCAGCTTCCAACAATTGCTGGACTTATTGTGATTGATGTTGTGGAAGGAACAGCAATGGAGGCACTTGCCTCAATGCAGAGTTTTCTTAGATCAAGGCCAAAACATTTTCACTCCTTAGAGCAAGCTATTGAATGGAG tgtCAGAAGTGGTCAGATTAGAAATGCTGATTCAGCAAGAGTGTCTATGCCTGGTCAGTTAACAAG CGATGTGACGGGACAATGCGCCACATCCGAGGTATCCACCACAGCCACTCCAACTGTTTCCTCTCCAGGTGGTTTCACACCGCAAGCCGTGACTTCGATGAAACATGGTGAATGCATAAACGAAGAAGACGAGCAGGAAAAGACCGAAACGCCTCCCGCTTTTCCAACAgaaccttcattttcccctCCC AGCGTCAAAGATAAGACCGGTTATCGGTGGCGTATTGATCTGACGAAAACTGAACATCAATGGCCAGGATGGTTCCACGGCCTTTCTGCCACTTTTTTAGCTATTCCCGTTGCCAAACTCCTACTTTTGGCTGGCATAGACCGGCTCGACAAGGAGCTGACCATCGGGCAGATGCAAGGCGA GTTCCGGAGACAAACG GCTATTTCGAAAGTCTCGCACAGTGAAAGCGATTTTGGGTACCTAGCCGTGTGTCTGTTTGGAGTAAAGAGCTGTTGCCAAATTGTACTCCAATTTCAGCTTGCTTTTTTCACACGTCAAGCTAATTCTACTACGATTGCATGA
- the LOC116920577 gene encoding protein phosphatase methylesterase 1 isoform X2, with amino-acid sequence MEASALKKVRNKLVTPLGIPPPSSRSFARPGGIGKKRDYTPVHWSRYFTSSEKVIVNEDGDSFQVYRRGSSGPLLVLLHGGGFSALSWALFAECIEGLISCQVLAIDMRGHGDSKTHNDENLSAETQAEDVVSVVKHVFGSDPPPIVLIGHSMGGAIAVHATATEQLPTIAGLIVIDVVEGTAMEALASMQSFLRSRPKHFHSLEQAIEWSVRSGQIRNADSARVSMPGQLTSDVTGQCATSEVSTTATPTVSSPGGFTPQAVTSMKHGECINEEDEQEKTETPPAFPTEPSFSPPSVKDKTGYRWRIDLTKTEHQWPGWFHGLSATFLAIPVAKLLLLAGIDRLDKELTIGQMQGKFQMQVLPQCGHAVHEDVPEKVAEVVATFLVRNRLTSPSDKFTWVMPAC; translated from the exons atggaggcaAGTGCTTTGAAGAAAGTAAGGAATAAGTTAGTTACTCCATTGGGAATCCCCCCTCCTTCATCCAGAAg TTTTGCACGACCTGGAGGAATAGGGAAGAAAAGGGATTACACTCCTGTTCACTGGAGTCGTTATTTTACATCAAGTGAAAAAGTAATAGTAAATGAAGATGGAGACTCATTTCAGGTTTATCGTAGAGGCTCCTCTGGTCCCCTACTTGTTCTGCTTCATGGAGGGGGATTTTCTGCTCTAAGTTGGGCATTGTTTGCT GAATGCATTGAAGGTTTGATTTCCTGTCAAGTCCTTGCAATTGACATGAGAGGTCATGGTGATAGTAAAACACACAATGATGAAAACCTTTCTGCTGAAACCCAAGCTGAGGATGTTGTGTCAGTTGTCAAACATGTTTTTGGATCAGACCCTCCCCCAATTGTTCTTATTGGACACAGCATGGGAGGTGCAATTGCAGTTCATGCTACTGCTACAGAGCAGCTTCCAACAATTGCTGGACTTATTGTGATTGATGTTGTGGAAGGAACAGCAATGGAGGCACTTGCCTCAATGCAGAGTTTTCTTAGATCAAGGCCAAAACATTTTCACTCCTTAGAGCAAGCTATTGAATGGAG tgtCAGAAGTGGTCAGATTAGAAATGCTGATTCAGCAAGAGTGTCTATGCCTGGTCAGTTAACAAG CGATGTGACGGGACAATGCGCCACATCCGAGGTATCCACCACAGCCACTCCAACTGTTTCCTCTCCAGGTGGTTTCACACCGCAAGCCGTGACTTCGATGAAACATGGTGAATGCATAAACGAAGAAGACGAGCAGGAAAAGACCGAAACGCCTCCCGCTTTTCCAACAgaaccttcattttcccctCCC AGCGTCAAAGATAAGACCGGTTATCGGTGGCGTATTGATCTGACGAAAACTGAACATCAATGGCCAGGATGGTTCCACGGCCTTTCTGCCACTTTTTTAGCTATTCCCGTTGCCAAACTCCTACTTTTGGCTGGCATAGACCGGCTCGACAAGGAGCTGACCATCGGGCAGATGCAAG GGAAATTTCAAATGCAAGTCCTTCCTCAATGTGGCCATGCGGTGCATGAAGACGTACCAGAGAAAGTTGCAGAAGTGGTAGCTACGTTTCTAGTAAGGAATCGCCTGACATCACCATCTGACAAATTTACTTG GGTTATGCCCGCTTGTTAG
- the LOC116920568 gene encoding LOW QUALITY PROTEIN: uncharacterized protein LOC116920568 (The sequence of the model RefSeq protein was modified relative to this genomic sequence to represent the inferred CDS: deleted 2 bases in 2 codons), which translates to MGAHLPGADHLEAFGQSWIKENSFWTSLCFSNGRLQWLGSPDSYEERNILILEKFLPDLMAPDLIKNQMYCYHTGGDRIDQLKTSGLSLKDSQQTLGCMCVSNYRSTHELRVFTPKGQILSVSAMTEGADIDWGPVGQNRNGFINVSPSKITSLKLKCEVKTTDDAHTPAIKIRWIRNGGYVGNFPQEVSFASEEDFIPWIGLVTCEALYGNQAIRSDGFHLVAWNTVTVRLVSTCISCRLHNILETAKIILTQFVEVEISSGKGRTLKFHVEPPVIQQTYITFIMHMQNKEINKFDFQMVQKLGKQFQLSRWAKSRSLYLPNDNFELLLDTISPCNMALPNDSNNVTWVGYLGQTVTSGNFIGGPVCIDNHGDIITRSCGMPEIYPFQHQTCSTMKARQEDPQCFYGYEEVDGKCYKMTEVTSFATAVSQCWAGWPMQPEILMPDSLSNWVQTSREWIYRTQNSASSLVWLPLRRLNKASFLQTPVWSWNTVSNRWIFQTSDWNTTVETSEESALCAAYDLGKNQIISTSCQNHLPMICGRPLMPKLPQQFNLNSQLDHVGEYFCDPGWLTHWFVLDAGICYRRYTLKVAIDVDEAQEFCVQHGGHLATAPTHATRKALEEVYAYFSNRSVVDSWIGLWNRNDQPGAFRWLDESADINSSTYNWHPYSEFGNGYASAFHLGMWWNWPRNTKLWGLVCQKTMFDWQDGLSLLIEPPTDSEQEGEYAVVFTYNPKPSLREGDDKDSWPNATETRKLSHSSYLKKSFWQSDFDVVCYLRNYVRRFSFRRGFRRQYRTLVPVPTTMGSGPLTCEAWLNRPAFRFQSNTIVHRPAHWYNYVIVISQRNQLFSLLQHRQTAIKENRELLADDLLQRLNLNRFRYFREIMNNFSIVTITVEPNPSNTTGAENIFNFVVSFFVPSDVPQYDLLANARRCQPEWHFDDLKMETLEYERILHVLMQSCLPLIYKNDENYQFIEVRSTVACPPIRPLETLDHHDREEAPITIDRLAWPRTDINRMTRSISPCLIGGHMVHRTCMGNFERGAIWGTPKIRESTEIMYEATTICETPDVTNAKLYQLERMSQTALNGGLSMDAILKELLAEWEQPYLSAASLELSIDSLSHMISAYRKQTVHVNRILVTTLMEKMVRPGKSPLSELQFLPDVLNELIQLFSYLPLLDREGPRVRINLGDQVSIVADKSDPMLISQPSALTIDFNSLTVVVQKGSENAEYSNAIFTIVAVLPFDLLAVNPLTKDNVVNLYKIDASDRTRSSLLGQFISGQPIVHVNLQPILMTVPMLFTLAFKEDRDWESIPASTLFCARWDSRAIGLQGGWLTGDCWYLGINEYRRHICQCHSSGIYSLFRSARETRTLWSALIHRLPIVINIALITLVATCLVIRSACIYHKAVREMDLVEMGARLQLIMAWLMMLCCHLSQYFVQAHMVGCIVLTTLFQFFLTSAFFWQGTLLVIRRWQIHEHWIPNQNACLAKFSFAVWGLSSITILTIPIYKWKYADAKPIRSECWIEDPVDFGLTVAIICLATMVSFILNMKNICDQKEFGITPVWNAGDILAAIAMPLMALAGLFAIVDNTWLQSSSTAIVFTVASSLTGLLWLCTFWTLVARPLVKHKFQHSNAKVAGDLQLKIIYGSSIEYLNDR; encoded by the exons ATGGGCGCGCATCTTCCGGGAGCAGACCACTTG GAAGCCTTTGGTCAATCATGGATCAAAGAAAATTCCTTCTGGACAAGCTTGTGTTTCAGCAATGGGCGCCTGCAATGGTTAGGCAGCCCCGACTCAT acgaagaaagaaatatcCTGATTCTTGAAAAGTTTTTGCCTGACTTGATGGCACCTGACCTTATTAAGAACCAAATGTATTGTTACCATACTGGAGGTGATAGGATTGATCAGCTAAAAACTTCAGGCCTTTCTCTGAAAGACAGCCAGCAGACCTTAGGCTGTATGTGTGTTTCCAATTATCGTTCCACCCATGAATTAAGAG TTTTCACACCAAAAGGGCAAATATTATCTGTTTCGGCAATGACTGAAGGCGCCGACATTGACTGGGGACCTGTAGGACAGAATCGAAACGGATTCATCAATGTCTCCCCATCCAAAATTACCTCGCTTAAGTTGAAATGTGAGGTTAAGACAACTGATGACGCTCATACACCAGCTATTAAAATTAGATGGATTCGAAACGGAGGTTACGTAGGAAACTTCCCCCAG GAGGTTAGTTTTGCTTCTGAAGAGGATTTTATTCCGTGGATTGGTCTCGTCACATGCGAAGCGTTGTACGGCAATCAAGCAATTCGAAGTGATGGATTTCACCTAGTGGCGTGGAATACTGTAACAGTACGTCTGGTTTCTACATGTATCTCTTGCCGACTTCACAACATCCTAGAGACGGCAAAGATAATTTTGACACAG TTTGTCGAGGTGGAGATCAGTTCCGGTAAGGGAAGAACACTGAAATTTCACGTTGAACCTCCGGTTATACAGCAAACCTATATCACGTTCATAATGCACATGCAAAATAAG GAAATCAACAAGTTTGACTTTCAAATGGTTCAAAAGCTTGGCAAGCAATTTCAGTTGTCACGTTGGGCAAAGAGCCGTTCGCTTTATCTACCTAACGATAATTTTGAGTTACTTCTCGATACAATTAGTCCATGCAACATGGCCTTGCCAAACGATAGCAATAATGTCACATGGGTTGGCTATCTGGGACAAACAGTAACATCAGGCAATTTTATTGGTGGACCTGTCTGCATAGACAATCATGGAGATATCATAACAAGAAGTTGTGGTATGCCAGAAATATATCCATTTCAACATCAG ACATGTTCGACTATGAAAGCCAGACAAGAAGATCCACAATGTTTCTATGGGTACGAAGAAGTTGATGGAAAGTGTTACAAAATGACAGAGGTTACTAGTTTCGCCACAGCCGTCTCCCAATGTTGGGCTGGCTGGCCTATGCAGCCTGAAATATTGATGCCAGACAGCTTGTCCAATTGGGTTCAAACGTCACGCGAATGGATTTATCGAACGCAAAATTCAGCATCTTCATTAGTTTGGCTTCCTCTTCGTCGTCTCAATAAGGCGTCTTTTCTCCAAACACCTGTTTGGAGTTGGAACACAG TCAGCAACCGGTGGATTTTCCAGACAAGTGACTGGAATACTACGGTAGAAACTTCGGAAGAGAGCGCGTTGTGTGCTGCGTACGATTTAGGAAAGAATCAGATAATCAGCACATCATGCCAAAATCACTTGCCGATGATCTGTGGTCGTCCACTGATGCCTAAATTACCACAGCAATTTAATTTGAACAGTCAGTTGGACCATGTGGGGGAATACTTTTGCGA CCCTGGTTGGCTCACGCATTGGTTCGTACTAGACGCCGGAATTTGCTATAGACGCTACACGTTAAAAGTAGCCATCGATGTGGACGAAGCTCAAGAATTCTGCGTCCAACACGGAGGCCATCTTGCTACAGCTCCGACACATGCCACGCGAAAAGCTTTGGAAGAAGTCTACGCTTACTTTAGTAACAGAAGCGTTGTTGACTCCTGGATCGGATTATGGAATCGGAATGACCAGCCAGGAGCCTTCAGATGGTTGGACGAATCAGCTGACATTAACAGCTCGACTTACAATTGGCATCCTTACAGCGAGTTCGGAAATGGCTATGCATCTGCGTTTCACCTCGGAATGTGGTGGAACTGGCCACGCAACACCAAACTATGGGGTCTGGTCTGCCAGAAAACAATGTTCGATTGGCAAGACGGTCTAAGTTTGCTGATCGAGCCTCCCACCGACTCGGAACAGGAAGGCGAATATGCCGTTGTTTTTACATACAACCCCAAGCCCTCTCTTCGAGAAGGAGATGACAAGGATTCCTGGCCGAACGCTACAGAAACGAGGAAGCTGTCACACAGTTCATACTtgaaaaaatctttttggcaaTCCGACTTTGACGTTGTCTGCTATTTAAGAAACTACGTCCGACGTTTCAGTTTTCGTCGTGGATTTCGTCGGCAATATCGAACTCTTGTTCCCGTGCCGACAACTATGGGATCAGGTCCGCTGACTTGCGAAGCCTGGCTAAACAGACCAGCATTTCGTTTCCAATCCAATACCATCGTTCACCGCCCAGCCCACTGGTACAATTACGTCATTGTTATCTCGCAACGGAATCAGCTGTTTTCCCTACTACAACATCGCCAGACAGCCATAAAAGAGAACCGAGAGTTACTTGCTGACGATCTGTTGCAACGGTTGAATTTAAATCGTTTCCGCTATTTCAGAgaaataatgaataatttctCAATTGTTACGATCACTGTTGAGCCT AACCCGAGCAACACAACAGGCGCTGagaacattttcaattttgtgGTGTCGTTCTTCGTCCCATCTGATGTCCCGCAATATGATTTGTTGGCTAATGCAAGAAGATGTCAGCCAGAATGGCATTTTGATGATCTGAAAATGGAAACGTTAGAGTATGAACGCATTTTGCACGTTCTCATGCAGTCCTGTTTGCCATTGATTTacaaaaatgatgaaaactACCAATTTATCGAAGTTCGGAGCACTGTGGCCTGTCCTCCAATTCGTCCCCTTGAGACACTCGATCATCACGACCGCGAAGAAGCTCCTATTACAATTGATCGTCTGGCTTGGCCTAGGACGGACATCAACCGGATGACCAGGTCTATCTCTCCCTGTTTAATTGGAGGGCATATGGTTCATCGTACCTGTATGGGCAACTTTGAACGAGGTGCCATTTGGGGAACACCAAAG ATAAGGGAATCCACTGAAATAATGTATGAGGCAACCACCATATGCGAAACGCCGGATGTAACGAACGCTAAACTGTATCAACTTGAGCGGATGTCTCAGACGGCCCTTAACGGAGGCCTGTCAATGGATGCCATTTTGAAAGAATTATTAGCCGAATGGGAACAACCTTACCTGTCCGCAGCTAGCCTTGAATTATCCATTGATAGTCTAAGTCACATGATAAGCGCGTATCGGAAGCAAACTGTGCATGTTAATCGC ATTCTCGTGACTACACTCATGGAGAAG ATGGTACGACCGGGTAAAAGTCCTCTATCGGAACTACAATTTTTACCGGATGTGTTAAATGAACTGATCCAACTGTTTTCTTATCTACCTCTACTGGATCGCGAAGGACCACGAGTTCGGATCAATCTCGGTGATCAGGTTTCGATAGTGGCGGATAAAAGTGACCCCATGCTCATCTCGCAACCTTCAGCGCTGACGATTGATTTCAATAGTTTGACAGTCGTCGTACAAAAAGGTTCCGAGAATGCCGAATACAGCAACGCCATATTCACAATTGTAGCAGTTCTCCCGTTCGATCTCTTGGCAGTTAATCCACTGACTAAAGACAATGTCGTCAACTTGTATAAGATAGATGCAAGCGATCGGACCCGGAGTAGTCTTCTAGGACAATTCATCAGTGGCCAACCAATTGTGCACGTTAACCTGCAACCCATTTTAATGACTGTACCAATGCTATTTACGCTAGCCTTCAAAGAAGATAGGGACTGGGAATCAATACCGGCTAGTACACTATTTTGTGCACGTTGGGATTCACGCGCGATCGGTTTGCAAGGTGGTTGGCTGACGGGCGACTGCTGGTATCTAGGCATAAACGAATATAGAAGACATATCTGTCAGTGCCACTCGTCTGGCATCTACAGCTTGTTCCGCTCCGCTAGGGAGACCAGAACACTATGGTCGGCGTTGATCCACCGGTTACCGATAGTCATCAATATTGCGTTGATAACCCTTGTAGCTACATGTCTTGTTATTCGCTCGGCATGCATCTACCATAAAGCTGTGCGCGAAATGGATTTAGTGGAAATGGGCGCACGTCTCCAGCTGATTATGGCCTGGTTAATGATGTTATGTTGTCATCTTAGCCAATACTTTGTTCAAGCGCACATGGTCGGCTGCATTGTCTTGACGACACTCTTTCAGTTCTTCTTGACATCCGCATTTTTCTGGCAAGGTACGCTCCTTGTCATACGCCGTTGGCAGATTCATGAACATTGGATTCCCAATCAAAACGCATGCCTGGcaaaattttcatttgccGTCTGGGGACTATCCTCCATTACCATTCTGACGATTCCGATTTACAAATGGAAATATGCCGATGCTAAACCCATCAGATCAGAATGTTGGATTGAAGACCCTGTCGACTTCGGACTGACTGTTGCCATTATTTGTCTTGCTACCATGGTCAGTTTCATATTAAACATGAAGAATATCTGCGACCAAAAAGAGTTCGGAATTACTCCGGTGTGGAACGCTGGCGACATTTTGGCAGCCATCGCTATGCCATTGATGGCCTTGGCAGGATTGTTTGCCATTGTAGATAATACCTGGCTGCAGTCGTCTTCAACAGCGATCGTTTTCACTGTTGCGTCTTCGTTAACCGGGCTGTTGTGGCTGTGCACGTTTTGGACTTTGGTAGCCAGGCCTTTGGTGAAACATAAGTTTCAGCATTCAAACGCCAAGGTGGCAGGGGATTTGCAACTGAAAATCATCTACGGCTCCTCTATTGAATACCTCAACGACCGTTGA
- the LOC116920576 gene encoding LOW QUALITY PROTEIN: uncharacterized protein LOC116920576 (The sequence of the model RefSeq protein was modified relative to this genomic sequence to represent the inferred CDS: inserted 1 base in 1 codon), translating to MSTVTEEIINCVLKKEQLYQQSEDTNFQTPIGTASATAGNLSHNHLTLVWDTTYTHHTAPNNRLVESGVGTLTRQMEGEKSFRLQDDDNQLDFHLTLRPPCLPLQPNCTNRTSAYDVVGQPKLYILTGEIKENSSSASTTTPPPPNAEIFNIPANIQYIRDQLTDHENELARLIQILQCDSRKAKHERAIASAQYNGWLAASQLNLPQCTKLQALGRTAVVIQCKKLNVTFDTVVTSCGPQPKFQNFTINLDGWELVKFSPCYWTNGFVNFNGKPYAFCNNTWNPIEANIILPEQSLAHSFRYEDVKFXDYEHRSNPAYSDTMLNHMNIMADIAAAMNEHSQDISLVHEKLSTTNVLITASNVGTYTSWWVKPKDYFYIGILCVSGVVLMRICYCFGFFEMIRSLCCLKLKTLTTTTFGSIEMNDRLRDVISRSRE from the exons ATGAGTACAGTAACAGAAGAAATTATTAACTGCGTCCTTAAAAAAGAGCAACTTTATCAACAAAGTGAAGACACTAATTTCCAGACACCTATTGGCACAGCTTCCGCGACGGCAGGTAACTTGTCACATAATCATTTAACATTGGTATGGGACACTACCTACACGCATCATACGGCACCAAACAATCGACTTGTTGAATCTGGTGTCGGCACACTAACAAGACAGATGGAAGGTGAAAAGTCATTCCGCCTACAGGATGACGACAATCAACTAGATTTCCACTTAACTCTTCGACCTCCTTGTCTTCCTCTTCAACCCAATTGTACGAACCGTACATCAGCTTACGATGTCGTTGGTCAACCAAAATTATACATTTTGACAGGAGAGATAaaggaaaattcttcttcagcaTCAACAACGACACCACCGCCACCTAACGCTGAAATTTTCAACATACCAGCTAATATACAATATATTCGCGATCAACTAACCGATCACGAGAATGAATTAGCAAGACTAATTCAAATATTACAATGTGATTCCCGAAAGGCGAAGCACGAACGAGCTATCGCATCCGCTCAATATAATGGATGGTTAGCGGCTTCCCAATTAAATTTACCCCAGTGCACGAAACTCCAAGCTTTGGGTAGAACGGCAGTTGTCATacaatgcaaaaaattaaatgtcaCATTTGACACTGTAGTGACCTCTTGCGGTCCGCAACCaaaattccaaaattttacgatAAACCTTGATGGATGGGAACTTGTAAAATTTTCACCCTGTTATTGGACCAATGGATTTGTCAACTTTAATGGCAAGCCGTACGCATTCTGTAATAACACCTGGAACCCGATCGAGGCAAATATAATTTTACCAGAGCAGTCACTAGCCCACTCCTTTCGTTACGAAGATGTCAAAT CTGATTATGAACATCGAAGCAACCCAGCATACAGTGATACCATGCTTAACCACATGAATATCATGGCCGATATTGCGGCAGCAATGAACGAACACTCACAAGATATATCTTTGGTACACGAAAAATTGAGTACCACCAATGTTTTGATAACAGCATCCAATGTTGGGACCTATACCAGCTGGTGGGTAAAACCCAAGGATTATTTTTACATCGGTATACTCTGTGTTTCCGGTGTGGTCCTCATGCGTATCTGCTATTGCTTTGGATTTTTCGAAATGATTCGGAGTTTATGCTGTCTCAAATTGAAAACTTTGACCACAACAACTTTCGGATCTATCGAAATGAATGAcagattacgggacgtaatctcaCGCAGCCGGGAGTGA